Part of the Chloroflexota bacterium genome is shown below.
CTTGCTCTGGCTGCTCGGCTTGGGTGGCAGGTCGGGTCATGCATCCTCCTAGGCGGCTTTTTGCCCATACTCCCATAAAGTTGGTTGGGTATAGATGACGTTGCTTTTGCGGGCGCTGTGAGCAGCATTGGCTGGCGGTGGCGGATCATCGGGAAACATATTCGAGACGATCAGATCGGCGCGTTGTGGCCCAACCCCCCAGATCGCGGTCAAGCGTTGGTAGGCAGCTTCACGCAGCAAGGTTGCCAGCTCGACATCGCCTAGCTCTTGGCTAATGCGTTCGGCCAAAATTGGCCCAATGCCCGCAATTTTCAGCAAGCGTTGTTGGCTGGGTGGCAGCAAGGCACACAAATCGTCGTAAAAATCGAGCTGGCCTTGGGCGGCTAGCACAGTGATTTTGCGCGTGAGGCTGGCCCCAAGCTTGTTGATGCCTAAGGCTTTGCCAGCTAAGGCGCGTTCGGTGAGGGAATGGCGCAGGCGGAGAATTGCGCGGGCTACTTCGCGATAGCGCCGCACCCGATAGGGATTGGCGTTTTGGCGCTTCAGCAGCGTGGCAATGTTAAACAGAATTTGGGCAATTGCGCGATTGTTCATGGCTATCACCAAAGCTTTCTACTGGTTCAAACGTACTGTGTCTGTGATGAAACATCTGTGCTAATTATACTACATTTAAGCTAAATCGCAAGCGTGATTATGTTGATTTGGGCGTTTCATTGAGTTTGTTAACCTAGCCAAATGATAGCATTTGGTTGTGTCAAAAACGATCACACATTGATTTTGGTCTGAATGTGAATCTGTAAATCGCTGGCGTTAATGCCATTAAATAGCTGGCGTGGAATTGTCACTGCGGCATAGCCAGTTGCATCGAAACGCCGTTCAATCGCAAAATTGGGCGTGGCAATATTGACCGTTTGGGCATAGGCCGCCTCGCAATGAATCACCAAAGCCCAATCGCCGTTGGCAAGCTCTTGAGCTTCGAGATCGTAGAGATAATCCGGCATTGCTGGTTCCTTTCATGAATTTGGTTCATTTTTTGCAACGCCGCCGATTGTACCAGAATTTGCTGGATTGATTTATTTGCCCATCCTTTCATTCCTCTGCTGGAGGGAAATACAATTTTCCCCATGCGCATCAAGCTTAAATGGAAAGGACGCTCTTCTGGCATCATGACATTGCAACACACCATGAATCCGAGGAGCATCCGATGGACATCATACCGCAGATCCGCGATGCCATGCACACCCTGTTGAGCACCACGACCGAGGCAATTGCTGCCGCTCAGCAGTATGTCAAACGCCCTGACCGTGCCAAGTTTACCCCAAGTACGCTCGTTCAAACCCTCGTCTATGGGTGGCTCGCCCAACCGATGGCCACCGTTGAGCAGCTGGCCCAGATGGCCGGGCGGATCGGGGTCGATGTCTCACCCCAAGCGATTGATCAACGCTTTACGCTGGCCACTGCTGACCTGCTCCGCCAGCTCGTCCTTGCCAGCATCCAGCCCGTCATCGCCGCCAATCCCGTGGCCCTGCCCATCCTTCAGCGCTTCGCCAGCGTGCGCGTCCATGACAGCACATCCATTGGCTTGCCCGATGCCCTGACCAGCACGTGGCGCGGCTGTGGGAATGCAACGACGGGTGGCGGAGCCACGCTCAAATGTGGCGTGCAACTCGATGTCCTGACGGGTACGATCACGGCACTCGATCTGGTCAACGGACGGGCTGCGGATCGGGCGCTCCCGCTCCAGCAGCAGGATCTGCCGCCGGGGAGTTTACTGCTCGCCGATCGCGGGTTTTACCATCTGGAGCGCTTACGCCAGCACGATCAGCACGAGGTCTTCTGGATCACCCGCCTGCCCAGCAACGCCGTCGTGGCCTATCCGGGGCACGCCGCGCAGCCGTTGGCCACGTTTATCCGCGAGCTTGGTCCGGTAACCACGTGGGATTGCGCGATCGTCGTTGGCAAGGAGCGGCACGTCCATGGTCGTTTGATCGTCACGCGGGTGACGCAGGCGGTTGCCGATCAGCGGCGGGCACGCATTCGCCAGCATGCCCAGCACCAACATCGCATGCCATCGGCGGCGGCCTTGGCGCTCGCAGACTGGAATGTGGTCATCACGAATGCGCCGCGCACGCTGCTCAGTCCGACCGAGATCTGGGCGTTGGTGCGGGTACGCTGGCAGATTGAACTGCTGTTTAAGCTGTGGAAAAGCCATGCCCGCCTTGATGACTGGCGCACGGCCAATCCGGCACGGGTGCTGTGTGAAATCTATGCCAAATTGATTGGGCTGGTGTTCCAGCAATGGCTGCTGGCCGCGAGCAGTTGGCATGACCCGGAGCGGAGTTTATTCAAAGCCGCGCCGATTGTCGCGGGGATGGCGGGGGAACTGGCCAGCACGCAGGCTGATCCGCCGCAGTTTTTGCGGGTGCTGACACGGCTCGCAGCCTTGATTCAGCGCTGGGCGACGACGAACAAGCGGCATCAGCCACCGACCACGGCCCAGCGTTTACGGGCATTAACGGCAGCATGAACAATAAGCTTGATGCGCATGAGGGAAATACAATTTTCCCCTTCGTAGTTGCCTTGCGCTAACTCCTGATCCCTTGTTCGCCTTCATTTCGTGGTTAATGCCAAGGTTTTGGAGTGAGCGTTTAATTGATCAATGCCCCTAAATTGAGCAAGCTGGCCTGCTCGGCTGCATTTAAACCAGTGGCTTGGTTGATGATTAGCCCTTGATAGGGGCGATCGCTGTGCAGCTTTTTGAGCAATTTGCCACTTGCAAGTTGCCAGATGGCGATGGCCCCTTGTTGGTCGCCAGTAATCAACATTTGGCCATCGCTGCTGAGACAGATGCTATCGACGGCTGCTTGATGCTCAAACCGTTGAACCAATTGTTGGTTTTGCCAATCCCAAATCAGGGCTAGCGAGCCAGCCGCAATCACAATCCAGCGCCCATCAGCCGACCATTGCACCGCTTTGAGCAAGCCAGGTTTATGCAAGAGCACGATTTCATAGCATTGGTTGCTCAGATCCCAAATACGTACCTGTTGATCAGCTCCAGCACTGACCAAATGGCGTTGATCAGGGCTGAAGGCTAGGCTGATAATGCCGGCACTATGCCCCGCCAACAAGCTTAAACAACTATGTTCAGCTACACCCCAAATCCGAATCGTGCGATCAGCGCTGCCAGTTGCCAATAAACTCCCGTTCTGGCTCCAAGCGAGGGTGGTAACTAAATCATCGTGACAGCCAAAGACCTGGACAATCTGGCCATGAGGCATCGACCAAACATGAACGGTATGATCTTCGCTGCAACTTGCCAACATACTGCCATCAGGTCGAAAGGCGATCGCCCGAATCAAAGCTTGGTGACCAGTTAACATCATTGCCAATTGCAAGCGTTGGCAATCCCAGAGTTGAATTACTTGCTCTTGGCTGATTGCCAGTAGTTGGCTGGCTTGATGATAGGCCAATTCACGACCATTGTTGGTTGCTTGTGGTAAGTTCAGGCGATAGAATGGCTCAGCTAGTTGCCATAATGTGACGGCTTGAGCCTCACCAGCGTTAAATAATAAATCAGCGTTGTTGCTCAGCGCCAAACTGCGCACGCCACCGCGATAGCCTTGGAGTGTATGCAGCAAGCGGCCACTAGCTTGTTCCCAGATGCGCAAACTTTGATCGCTACTGACCGAGTAGAGCCGCGAACCATCGCGATTGTAGTGCAAAGCCCTTACCCAATGGGCATGGCCGTAGAGCATATGCGTCAGGTGAGCAGTTTCTACCTGCCAGATCCGAATACATTGATCAAGCCCAGCGGTAGCGAGATTAGCTCCATCCGGGCTAAATTGCAGATCAAACACGCGATCTTCGTTGGGCAAACTGGTGATTAACTGATTGGTTTGTAAATCCCACAAGTAGACATCGCCATCTAGCCCAGTGCCCGCTAAAATCGTTGGATTAGGGCTAAACGCTAGAATTTCGATTGGCTCGTGATGGGTCGTGATGGTGCTTTGATAGCTTAACTGTGGCCCATGCCAAAGTTTAATCTGGCGATCAAGCCCTGCCGTTGCTAAGTATTGACCATTGGCACTTAGCCCGATGCTACTTAGGCCATCGACATGCGCATTAAAATTATGCAAACACTTGCCGCTGAGCCGATCCCACAGGCGAACCTCGCCATCAAGGCTAGCGCTGATTAATTGTTGGCTTTGGGGCGCAATCGCCACGCCAATTACTGGTCGCGTATGGCCTGCTAAAATACGCGGATTTTGGCCTTGACTGGTCTCCCATTGCCGAATGATCCCATCGTTGCCAGCGCTAATCAGATAGCGCCCATCGCCACTAAAACAGATTGCCCGAATGCCATCGTGGTTGCTGGGTACTTGCCAAAGTTTTTTCAGGTCTAAGTTTTGCCAAACAATCAATTGATCATCAGCGGTTGCGGCGGCCAAAAAACGATCAGCCGGATCGCGGGCGAGGGCAATCAACGCGCCAAACTGTTCGCTAAACACACTGCGCGAAAGGTCGCTATGGCTCAAATCAAGCTGTTTGGGAGCAAGACCACGCAGGTTGGCGTGCCACAGCGGTTTATGCCGAAAATCAAATTGGCTCAAATCGGCCTTGAGTTCAACCAATAAATTAAAAATATTGCCTGGCGCATAGCCCATTTCCAAGGCGCTCAAGGGCTGCATGGTTTGCAATAATTGGCGCAGGCTTGCTAGCAAACGCTCTTGACCAAGCTCAACGAAAATCCGGTGTAACAATGGCCGTAAAATTGCCCGACTTTGATGCTCGCGAATGCTATCCAGGCTGTTGGCTTTGATCAAGGCATGGCGATAGAGCAAACCCTGCGTGCCATCAATTAATTCTTGGGCAATTTGGTCGATCAAACGGTCGGTTGTATATTCGAGCACCACATTATGCAACATAAACCCATCTTGATGCCGCTCCACCAACGAACGGCGCAGCAACGATTCAAGGGTTTCGAGTAGCATATGTTGATATTTTGAACGCACCAAATCATGCTTAAGCTCGGCCAATTTGACCGTGTGGCGTTCGATTGCGAGCCAATACAATAATTCTTGCTCTTGGTCGGATAAACGTTCGAATTGCTGAGCCAAAATTGTGCGTACATCGCCAAAAATTAATTCTTCGTGCTGCAAAAATTCAGCAATTTGGCCAAAAAACATGGTTTTGATCACTTGAGCAACCAATTTTAAGGCCAAGGGATTGCCAGTATAGTGCTTGATGAGTTCCTGCCACAGTTGCGGTGTGCCATATAACGCCTGATTATCGAGCAACATTTGGGCATCATCGCGCATGAGTCCCGTCAAAACCATCGAACGGGTGTGCACACCTTCGAGTCGATTGAATTCATAGGGTTTTTCGCGACTGGTCAGAATCAAACAGCTTTCGTGAGAACGCTCGCTGATTGCTTGAAACAGTTGAGCATATTGCTCATAGCCCTCGCGATAGCGCCCAGCCGGATATTGCGGCTGCAAAATCGCCTCGATATTGTCGAGAATTAACAAGCAGCGAGTGGTACGCAAATAATCGATCAAGACACTTAGGCGTTGCTCAAATTGGCTCGGATAGGCCGAATTAGGACTGGGCATAATTCGATGCAAACATTCCAACAGAAAATCATTGGCCTGTTGGCCTTGTTGCAGCGAACGCCAGACGATCACCTTAAAATCATCTTGAGCTTGTTGGGCAACGCGGGTGGCAAGGCTGGTTTTGCCCATTCCACCCAACCCGATAATTGCCACCAAACGGCAACGATCAAGTTGCAACCACTTAACTAAGGTGGCAGTTTCATCCTCGCGACCGACAAAATTCTGTACATCGGGCGCATCGCCCCAATCGTGCAAAACGCCCATCAACGGGCCTGTTTTAGCCTGCTCCTGTTTTTGCTGCTGCACTTCGGCCAAGTAGGCTGTGGCCAAATTGGTTAACGCAGGCCAGGTTGCCAGCGGCGTGTGGTCAATCGCATACTCAGTTAATGCATATTGAATCGTGGCCAATAATTGCTGCTCAGCCAACCCTCGCTGGTAGGGCGGCAGATCCAACTGCTCGATCACCAACTGCGCGAGGGCGGCGATATAGCCCAGCGGACATAAAATTTGGTCATTTTCATAGCGCATAATTGTGGTATGCGCCAAGCCAAAATGGCGGGCGGCCCGATTTTTTGAACGAAAAACCCATGAACGCAGATCGCCGAGAAATGCGCCAAGCCCTTCGGTTGCATGAAAAACAGGCAACGATAAAACAACGTTTGTCATGACAAACCCCATGATGCGCCGGAAAAATATCAAGTTCGGTACGAACGAATTATGCCTGAATCATAGAGGCAAGCCCGTAGAACTTCAAGAGCTACGAAGATAGTGCCAAAGTACTATTTTTAACCGTGGTTTAATGGATAAAGGCAAAATAAGAACATAGAACATAGAACACAGAACATAGGGGTTCCAGAAGTCAAAAGGCAGAAGGCAGAAGGCAAAAGAAGAGTATAGAACAAAGAGAATGCAAGGTTTAGCTATGAGCTTTGGGCTGGGAGAACATAATCGTGAAAATCTGTGCCAATCTGTGGCTGAAAATGCGTGTTCGTGCGATGCAATAATCCCTCCCATGAATATTTGGCTAAAAATTGCTAGCAAAAGATTTAGACACTAGCAACAAGATTTGATACTATCTCATTTAGCGATCAATCACTGCCTGTACGCAGCCATATGTCAACTTGAGAGTTTTCGATAACAGTGTACAATTGGGGTGATAGCGAACCAGTAACTCCCCCAACTCCAAGTTCATGCCACCACGAGATTGCGCGTGGGCGGTTTGAGTGGAGTTGACTCTGATTTAGTAGTATTGGAAAGGCCAATCGTTCGACTTGGTGGCGGATGTTCGCGGTGCCAACGACGATTTGGAGAACACGGTCTTAGCAAGGAGGCATGGATGCCCAATCGTTCGCCTGCCAAGGCTCTGCTGCGCCCTACGGCAACCCTGTTGCTTGGAAGCGTTGTACTGGCAGCGTGCGGTCAAAAGACCCCTCAAACGACCCTGAACCCAGCAAGCGAGAGCACCCGCGCAATTTACAATCTCTCGGAATTGTTGTTTTGGTTGGGCGTTGTGGTCTTTTTGATCGTACAAACCTGGTTGATCGTTTCGATCATCAAGTATCGGCAAAAGGATAGTTCGCAGGTTCCCACACAGATTCATGGCAATACGAAGGTTGAAATTGCTTGGACAATCGTGCCAGCAATTATTGCGATTGTCATTTTCGTCTTTACCTTCGACACGATTCGCAAAATCGAGTTTATGCCCGACGAAGCCGCTGGCAATACCTTAAACGTTAAGGTGATTGGCCATCAGTGGTGGTGGGAGTTCCAGTATCCTGATATTAAGGATGCGAGCGGTAAGCCTTTGGTCACTGCCAACGAGCTATGGATTCCATCAGGAAGCTATATCGACGTGAAAATGACCTCGGTTGACGTAATCCACGACTTCTGGATTCCTGGTTTGGCTGGTAAGCGCGACGTGATGCCCAATCGCGAGAGCGGCTTGTGGTTTAAAGCCGATGATGTGGCCGATGGCGCACCAGGTGTATTTTGGGGCCAATGTGCCGAGTATTGTGGTGGCCAACACGCCTACATGAAAATGCGTGTGGTTGTGGCCAGCCCTGCCGACTTCCAAAAATGGTCAACTGAGCAAAGCCAAGTGGCGGTTAACACCAGCTTGCCCGAATCGTTTACCAAAAATTGTATCGGTTGTCACGTAGTGCGTGGCACCAACGCCGCTGGCATTACTGGCCCCGATTTGACCCACTTCGGAGGCCGCATGACGATTGCCGCTGGCACCGTCGATAACACCCGCGAACATCTCTATGCCTGGTTAGACGACCCTGATGCAGTCAAACGTGGCAACATTATGACCACCGCGATCAAGGCCGATACCCTGACCGAAGCAGAAATTACTGAGTTAGTCGATTATCTGGAAAGCCTCAATCCTGGCACCAGTGTTAAAGGTCAGCAGTAGGAGGGCCGTATGGCAACTGACGTAAGTACCCTCCATCACGCCCCAGCTAAGCAACGGCGGGGTTGGTTGGAATGGATCACCACTGTCGATCATAAAAAAATTGGCATCATGTATGCTGTGACTGCCTTTTTGTTCTTTGTGATCGGTGGGCTTGAGGCGTTGCTCATCCGTTTGCAGCTTGGTACGCCCCAAAATACGCTGCTGACACCCGAAGCTTATAACCAAGTCTTTACGATGCACGGCACAACCATGGTGTTTATGGCGATTATGCCTGTCAACGCTGGGTTTATGAACTATTTTGTGCCCTTGATGATTGGCGCAGGCGATATGGCCTACCCGCGGATGAACGCCATGAGCTATTGGCTCTTGTTGTTCGGCGGTGTGGTCATGTATTCCAGTTTTGTGTTCGGCGGCGGTGCTCCCGATGCTGGCTGGTTTGCTTATGCTCCACTCACCTCAACCACCTACTCGGTTACCCGAGGGATGGATTATTGGGTGCTGGGCTTGCAGCTGCTGGGGGTTTCCTCGCTGGCTGGCTCGGTCAACATCATCGTAACGATTATCAGGCTACGGGCACCAGGCATGCGCTTTAATCGGATGCCTCTGTTCGTTTGGA
Proteins encoded:
- the coxB gene encoding cytochrome c oxidase subunit II yields the protein MPNRSPAKALLRPTATLLLGSVVLAACGQKTPQTTLNPASESTRAIYNLSELLFWLGVVVFLIVQTWLIVSIIKYRQKDSSQVPTQIHGNTKVEIAWTIVPAIIAIVIFVFTFDTIRKIEFMPDEAAGNTLNVKVIGHQWWWEFQYPDIKDASGKPLVTANELWIPSGSYIDVKMTSVDVIHDFWIPGLAGKRDVMPNRESGLWFKADDVADGAPGVFWGQCAEYCGGQHAYMKMRVVVASPADFQKWSTEQSQVAVNTSLPESFTKNCIGCHVVRGTNAAGITGPDLTHFGGRMTIAAGTVDNTREHLYAWLDDPDAVKRGNIMTTAIKADTLTEAEITELVDYLESLNPGTSVKGQQ
- a CDS encoding IS4 family transposase: MDIIPQIRDAMHTLLSTTTEAIAAAQQYVKRPDRAKFTPSTLVQTLVYGWLAQPMATVEQLAQMAGRIGVDVSPQAIDQRFTLATADLLRQLVLASIQPVIAANPVALPILQRFASVRVHDSTSIGLPDALTSTWRGCGNATTGGGATLKCGVQLDVLTGTITALDLVNGRAADRALPLQQQDLPPGSLLLADRGFYHLERLRQHDQHEVFWITRLPSNAVVAYPGHAAQPLATFIRELGPVTTWDCAIVVGKERHVHGRLIVTRVTQAVADQRRARIRQHAQHQHRMPSAAALALADWNVVITNAPRTLLSPTEIWALVRVRWQIELLFKLWKSHARLDDWRTANPARVLCEIYAKLIGLVFQQWLLAASSWHDPERSLFKAAPIVAGMAGELASTQADPPQFLRVLTRLAALIQRWATTNKRHQPPTTAQRLRALTAA
- a CDS encoding NACHT domain-containing protein; the protein is MTNVVLSLPVFHATEGLGAFLGDLRSWVFRSKNRAARHFGLAHTTIMRYENDQILCPLGYIAALAQLVIEQLDLPPYQRGLAEQQLLATIQYALTEYAIDHTPLATWPALTNLATAYLAEVQQQKQEQAKTGPLMGVLHDWGDAPDVQNFVGREDETATLVKWLQLDRCRLVAIIGLGGMGKTSLATRVAQQAQDDFKVIVWRSLQQGQQANDFLLECLHRIMPSPNSAYPSQFEQRLSVLIDYLRTTRCLLILDNIEAILQPQYPAGRYREGYEQYAQLFQAISERSHESCLILTSREKPYEFNRLEGVHTRSMVLTGLMRDDAQMLLDNQALYGTPQLWQELIKHYTGNPLALKLVAQVIKTMFFGQIAEFLQHEELIFGDVRTILAQQFERLSDQEQELLYWLAIERHTVKLAELKHDLVRSKYQHMLLETLESLLRRSLVERHQDGFMLHNVVLEYTTDRLIDQIAQELIDGTQGLLYRHALIKANSLDSIREHQSRAILRPLLHRIFVELGQERLLASLRQLLQTMQPLSALEMGYAPGNIFNLLVELKADLSQFDFRHKPLWHANLRGLAPKQLDLSHSDLSRSVFSEQFGALIALARDPADRFLAAATADDQLIVWQNLDLKKLWQVPSNHDGIRAICFSGDGRYLISAGNDGIIRQWETSQGQNPRILAGHTRPVIGVAIAPQSQQLISASLDGEVRLWDRLSGKCLHNFNAHVDGLSSIGLSANGQYLATAGLDRQIKLWHGPQLSYQSTITTHHEPIEILAFSPNPTILAGTGLDGDVYLWDLQTNQLITSLPNEDRVFDLQFSPDGANLATAGLDQCIRIWQVETAHLTHMLYGHAHWVRALHYNRDGSRLYSVSSDQSLRIWEQASGRLLHTLQGYRGGVRSLALSNNADLLFNAGEAQAVTLWQLAEPFYRLNLPQATNNGRELAYHQASQLLAISQEQVIQLWDCQRLQLAMMLTGHQALIRAIAFRPDGSMLASCSEDHTVHVWSMPHGQIVQVFGCHDDLVTTLAWSQNGSLLATGSADRTIRIWGVAEHSCLSLLAGHSAGIISLAFSPDQRHLVSAGADQQVRIWDLSNQCYEIVLLHKPGLLKAVQWSADGRWIVIAAGSLALIWDWQNQQLVQRFEHQAAVDSICLSSDGQMLITGDQQGAIAIWQLASGKLLKKLHSDRPYQGLIINQATGLNAAEQASLLNLGALIN